In the Helianthus annuus cultivar XRQ/B chromosome 11, HanXRQr2.0-SUNRISE, whole genome shotgun sequence genome, one interval contains:
- the LOC110888739 gene encoding uncharacterized protein LOC110888739, which yields MIEKLELALVHASRRLRRYFQAFNIEVQTDLQIQQILRKPEVSGRLTKWAIELSTFDITYRTRGLVKGQAVADFLTEVPTGESTKEKSAPPRVWNLYTDGASSKEGSGAGLILIDPEGIEYTYALRFEFKTSNNEAEYEALLAGLQTTAKAGATSVLAHVDSLLVANQVSGEYEAREDNMVRYLQQVNSLISSFDSCKIVHIPRSKNKKADALSKLASVAFCHLSKEVLVETLQTSAIQQTESAMSVSTLENSWMTPIVDYLKKGMLPEDKAQARKLKVKALQYQIHDGQLYRKTFLGPLLKCLTPEEGSYVIREIHWGICGIHAGPRMVIAKVMNAGYFWSGMHQSAVNELQSCEDCQRHAPISHRAKNNLVPVTSAWPFQKWGIDIVGPFPVSTGGVRFLLVAIDYFTKWVEAKPLRTITGDQVLRFVWENIVCRYGMPLCLVSDNGK from the coding sequence ATGATTGAAAAGTTAGAACTCGCTTTGGTACATGCCTCTAGACGCCTCCGAAGATACTTCCAAGCTTTCAATATAGAAGTACAGACTGATCTCCAGATCCAACAAATTCTCAGAAAGCCAGAGGTCTCCGGACGTCTCACTAAGTGGGCAATAGAACTCAGCACTTTCGATATCACCTATCGTACCAGAGGACTGGTGAAAGGCCAGGCAGTGGCAGATTTCCTCACGGAGGTCCCAACCGGAGAAAGCACCAAAGAAAAATCCGCCCCACCAAGGGTATGGAACTTATATACGGATGGAGCCTCCAGTAAAGAAGGATCGGGGGCAGGATTAATCCTAATAGATCCAGAAGGGATAGAGTACACTTATGCTTTACGTTTCGAGTTTAAAACTTCAAACAATGAAGCAGAATACGAGGCTCTCCTTGCAGGTCTCCAAACCACGGCCAAAGCCGGTGCAACCTCCGTACTAGCACATGTTGATTCATTGTTGGTAGCCAATCAAGTCAGCGGAGAGTACGAAGCACGAGAGGATAACATGGTTCGGTATCTCCAGCAAGTTAATAGTTTAATCTCCTCTTTTGACTCTTGCAAGATAGTACACATACCGCGAAgcaaaaacaaaaaggccgatgccttgagcaagctCGCATCCGTAGCATTTTGTCATTTATCAAAAGAAGTTCTAGTCGAAACCCTGCAAACCTCGGCCATCCAGCAGACGGAGTCGGCCATGTCAGTCTCCACGCTCGAAAACTCTTGGATGACTCCGATCGTGGATTACTTGAAAAAAGGGATGCTCCCAGAAGACAAAGCTCAGGCCCGGAAGCTAAAGGTAAAAGCATTGCAGTATCAGATTCACGATGGGCAACTTTACCGTAAGACCTTTTTAGGTCCGCTCCTAAAATGCTTAACACCGGAGGAAGGCAGCTACGTCATAAGAGAAATCCACTGGGGAATATGCGGCATCCACGCCGGACCGAGGATGGTCATAGCTAAAGTCATGAACGCCGGATATTTTTGGTCGGGTATGCATCAAAGCGCGGTTAACGAGCTTCAATCATGTGAAGACTGCCAGCGGCACGCTCCCATTAGTCATCGAGCCAAGAACAACCTCGTCCCTGTAACATCGGCGTGGCCGTTCCAGAAATGGGGGATTGACATTGTGGGTCCTTTCCCTGTTTCCACCGGAGGGGTAAGATTCCTGTTGGTTGCTATTGactatttcacaaaatgggtCGAAGCTAAACCCCTCCGGACCATCACAGGAGACCAAGTGCTGAGGTTCGTCTGGGAAAACATAGTGTGCAGATACGGAATGCCGCTATGCTTAGTTAGTGATAATGGGAAATAG
- the LOC110888741 gene encoding uncharacterized protein LOC110888741, with protein MTAKSKFSARITHAKLPPKLKMPTTVKKYDGTTDPDDHMFDFDGATRVEQWPMPAWCFMFAQTLTGGARVWFDALNEGEINNFEEFRRLFLQNFSQQRHYSKEITEVHNIRRKDGESLDSFIDRFNRESIQISGVVDQLRISGFCHGVRNNQLVEKLHENLPKTMEVLMERARAFARGKNACNPAPEPDHKMSSWKKNGGSVFDKTPSGSRGRSHPYSRNDRPSRGRSFGSRFYNLSDLSKTPSEILSAEGANFLAPPKLRNPGDKNSKKYCDYHHARGHNTDDCWSLKQEIEKAVRSGKLSHLVKEVKEGKSSGNSGDNPNNQPAICMIRRADNQGIKRSSQHMAAWMQQPIAFPPINPEDIKDGPIVVSAIIAGHKVRRIYVDSGSATEIMYKQCFQ; from the coding sequence ATGACTGCCAAGTCAAAGTTTAGCGCTCGCATCACACATGCCAAGCTTCCTCCAAAGCTCAAAATGCCAACTACAGTAAAAAAGTATGATGGTACAACTGATCCAGATGATCATATGTTCGATTTCGACGGAGCCACACGAGTAGAACAGTGGCCGATGCCAGCGTGGTGTTTCATGTTCGCGCAAACACTAACCGGAGGTGCCCGAGTGTGGTTTGATGCGTTGAATGAGGGAGAGATCAACAATTTCGAAGAATTCCGAAGATTATTCCTCCAGAATTTTAGCCAGCAAAGGCACTACTCCAAAGAAATCACCGAAGTTCACAACATTCGGAGAAAGGATGGAGAATCTTTGGACAGTTTCATTGATCGGTTTAACCGGGAAAGTATACAGATCAGTGGGGTAGTTGATCAGCTACGGATCTCCGGATTCTGTCACGGTGTCCGGAATAATCAGCTGGTCGAAAAATTACATGAAAATCTCCCAAAGACGATGGAGGTACTCATGGAACGAGCCAGAGCTTTTGCTCGAGGCAAAAACGCATGTAACCCAGCTCCAGAACCAGATCATAAGATGTCTTCCTGGAAGAAAAACGGTGGGTCGGTGTTTGATAAAACCCCATCTGGGAGCAGGGGACGATCGCACCCCTACAGCAGAAACGACAGACCTTCACGGGGAAGAAGTTTCGGGTCAAGGTTTTACAACTTATCAGATCTTTCCAAAACTCCTAGTGAAATTCTCAGTGCGGAAGGGGCAAACTTCCTCGCTCCACCAAAACTCCGAAACCCGGGTGATAAGAATTCCAAGAAATATTGTGACTACCATCATGCTCGAGGTCACAACACAGATGATTGCTGGTCCTTGAAGCAAGAAATAGAAAAAGCAGTGCGGTCCGGAAAGCTATCGCATCTAGTAAAAGAAGTAAAGGAAGGAAAATCTTCGGGAAATTCGGGAGATAATCCGAACAACCAGCCGGCGATTTGCATGATCAGAAGAGCAGACAACCAAGGCATCAAGCGATCCAGTCAACACATGGCCGCTTGGATGCAGCAACCCATTGCTTTTCCTCCTATCAATCCGGAAGATATTAAGGATGGACCAATCGTAGTGTCTGCAATCATAGCAGGTCACAAGGTCCGGAGGATTTATGTTGACAGCGGAAGTgccactgaaatcatgtacaAGCAGTGTTTTCAATAG